Proteins co-encoded in one Callospermophilus lateralis isolate mCalLat2 chromosome 2, mCalLat2.hap1, whole genome shotgun sequence genomic window:
- the LOC143390790 gene encoding olfactory receptor 13D1-like, translating to MKMGNYSAVTEFLLVGLSQYSELQHFLFVLCLIMYKIILLGNSLLIIISILDPRLHTPMYFFLGNLSFLDICYTSSTIPQMLIIFMSEIKSISFLGCALQMVISLGLGCTECILLAVMAYDRYVAIRNPLRYPIIMNKVLYMHLAAWSWAIGCMNSLVQTVMAMVLPFCGNNVIDHLTCEILALLKLVCSDISMNVLILTVASVVLLVIPLLLIFVSYIFILSSILRIDSAEGRKKAFSTCSAHLTVVILFYGSALFMYTKPKSKNTKVSDEIIGLSYGVITPMLNPIIYSLRNKEVKEALKKILKRHLHLTKI from the coding sequence ATGAAGATGGGGAATTATTCTGCAGTGACTGAATTCCTTCTGGTGGGGCTTTCTCAATACTCAGAACTACAGCATTTTCTCTTTGTGCTCTGCCTCATCATGTACAAGATTATCCTACTAGGAAACAGTCTCCTCATTATCATCAGCATCCTGGATCCTCGCCTCCATACCCCTATGTACTTCTTTCTTGGAAATCTCTCATTCTtagacatctgttacacatcatcAACTATTCCCCAAATGCTTATTATATTTATGTCAGAAATAAAATCCATCTCCTTTCTTGGCTGTGCTCTGCAGATGGTTATCTCCCTTGGCTTGGGCTGCACTGAATGTATCCTCCTGGCTGTGATGGCCTATGACAGGTATGTAGCCATCCGCAATCCACTGAGGTATCCCATCATCATGAACAAGGTGTTATATATGCACTTGGCTGCGTGGTCCTGGGCCATAGGCTGCATGAACTCCTTAGTGCAAACAGTCATGGCAATGGTGTTGCCTTTCTGTGGTAACAATGTTATTGATCATCTTACCTGTGAGATCCTGGCTCTTCTAAAACTAGTGTGCTCAGatatatcaatgaatgtgcttattCTGACAGTGGCAAGTGTTGTTTTATTGGTAATTCCTCTGCTGTTAATTTTTGTGTCCTATATTTTCATTCTCTCTTCCATTCTAAGAATTGATTCTGCTGAGGGGAGAAAAAAAGCCTTTTCTACCTGTTCAGCCCACCTGACTGTGGTGATCTTATTCTATGGGTCAGCCCTTTTTATGTACACAAAACCCAAGTCAAAGAACACCAAAGTATCTGATGAAATCATTGGACTGTCTTATGGAGTGATAACCCCAATGTTGAATCCCATCATCTATAGCCTGAGGAATAAGGAAGTAAAAGAGGCtctgaagaaaattttgaaaagacACTTGCATCTAACAAAAATATGA
- the LOC143390791 gene encoding olfactory receptor 13C7-like — translation MGKYNQSSVTEFVLLGLTGYPELEAIYFVLVLCMYLVILLGNGVIITVSVCDSHLHTPMYFFLSNLSFLDICYTSSSIPLFLSSFLTSKKTISFSGCGVQMFLSFAMGATECVLLSMMAFDRYVAICNPLRYPIIMSKTSYVPMAAGSWIAGGVNSVLQTSLAMKLPFCGDNVINHFTCEILAVLKLACADISINIISMVVANVIFLVAPVLFIFISYVFILSTILRIPSAEGKRKAFSTCSAHLTVVIIFYGTILFMYAKPKAKDSSGADKEQVTDKIISLFYGVVTPMLNPLIYSLRNKDVKAAVKNILCRKRFLEGM, via the coding sequence ATGGGAAAATACAATCAATCTTCTGTGACAGAATTTGTCCTGCTGGGGCTTACAGGTTACCCAGAGCTTGAGGCCATTTACTTTGTGCTGGTCCTTTGCATGTATCTGGTGATCCTGTTGGGAAATGGAGTCATCATCACTGTTAGTGTCTGTGACTCCCACTTGCACACccccatgtattttttcctcagTAACTTGTCATTCTTGGACATCTGCTACACTAGTTCTTCTATTCCCTTATTTCTCAGCAGCTTCTTAACTTCAAAGAAAACCATCTCCTTCTCTGGATGTGGAGTGCAAATGTTTCTCTCCTTTGCTATGGGAGCTACAGAGTGTGTCCTTTTAAGTATGATGGCATTTGatcgctatgtggccatctgtaACCCTCTGAGATACCCCATCATTATGAGCAAGACTTCTTATGTGCCTATGGCTGCTGGGTCCTGGATTGCAGGGGGTGTCAATTCTGTGTTGCAGACTTCGCTTGCAATGAAGCTTCCTTTCTGTGGTGATAATGTCATTAATCATTTTACTTGTGAAATCCTGGCGGTCTTAAAATTGGCCTGTGCTGATATATCCATTAATATTATTAGCATGGTTGTTGCTAATGTGATTTTTCTTGTGGccccagtactttttatttttatatcatatGTTTTCATTCTCTCCACCATCCTGAGGATTCCTTCTGCAGAGGGAAAACGGAAGGCCTTTTCCACGTGCTCCGCCCACCTAACAGTGGTTATTATATTCTACGGGACCATCCTGTTCATGTATGCAAAACCCAAGGCTAAAGACTCTTCAGGGGCTGACAAAGAACAAGTCACAGACAAAATCATTTCACTCTTCTATGGAGTGGTGACACCTATGCTCAATCCCCTCATCTATAGTTTGAGGAACAAAGATGTGAAGGCAGCTGTGAAGAATATACTGTGTCGAAAACGTTTTTTGGAAGGAATGTAA